Proteins encoded in a region of the Populus nigra chromosome 3, ddPopNigr1.1, whole genome shotgun sequence genome:
- the LOC133689680 gene encoding sucrose-phosphatase 1-like isoform X3: protein MDRLKAPARLMIVSDLDHTMVDHHDPENMSLLRFNALWEACYRNDSLLVFSTGRSPTLYKQLRKEKPMLTPDITIMSVGTEITYGTSMVPDDGWVEVLNQKWDRNLVTEETSKFPELTLQSETEQRPHKVSFYVDKANAQNVTKALSEIFAKRGLDVKIIYSGGMDLDILPQGAGKGQALAYLHKKFKTEGKLPANTLVCGDSGNDAELFSIPDVHGVMVSNAQEELLQWHAENAEGNAKIIHATERCAAGIIQAIGHFKLGPNTSPRDITNLSDFESENISASSEIVRFFMFYERWRRAEVGDSELYLASMKADCDSSGILIHPSGAELSLCDALNGMRSYYGDKQGQKFRVWVDRVLSIQTGLDKWLVKFNKWELSGDEQQGCVITCIINIKKDGVSGATYMHVHETWLEGSGAKDQSTWLF, encoded by the exons ATGGATAGGCTCAAGGCTCCTGCTCGCCTCATGATAGTTTCGGATCTTGATCACACAATG GTTGATCATCATGATCCCGAGAACATGTCTCTTCTTAGGTTCAATGCCTTATGGGAGGCCTGTTATCGTAATGATTCTCTGCTAGTTTTCTCCACTGGAAGATCACCTACGCTTTATAAGCAGTTGAGAAAAGAGAAACCCATGTTAACACCTGATATAACCATAATGTCTGTGGGAACTGAGATCACGTATGGCACCTCCATGGTGCCTGATGATGGTTGGGTTGAAGTTTTGAATCAGAAATGGGACAGGAACCTAGTCACTGAGGAAACAAGCAAGTTTCCTGAACTTACTCTTCAG TCAGAAACAGAGCAACGGCCTCACAAGGTCAGCTTTTATGTTGATAAAGCCAATGCTCAGAATGTGACGAAGGCGCTATCAGAGATATTTGCAAAACGTGGG TTGGATGTCAAGATAATTTATAGTGGTGGAATGGACCTGGATATACTACCCCAAGGTGCTGGCAAAGGGCAAGCTCTGGCGTATTTACATAAGAAGTTTAAGACTGAAGGAAAACTACCTGCCAATACTCTTGTTTGTGGTGATTCTGGAAATGATGCCGAGCTGTTCAGCATTCCAGATGTACATGGAGTGATG GTTAGTAATGCACAAGAAGAGTTGTTGCAGTGGCATGCTGAAAATGCTGAAGGCAATGCTAAAATAATTCATGCAACCGAGCGGTGTGCAGCTGGGATCATACAAGCTATTGGTCATTTTAAACTTGGTCCCAATACTTCTCCAAGAGATATAACCAACCTTTCAGACTTTGAGTCGGAAAACATCAGTGCCAGTAGTGAAATAGTGAGATTTTTCATGTTCTATGAAAGATGGAGGCGTGCAGAGGTTGGAGACTCGGAGCTATATTTGGCAAGCATGAAAGCTGATTGT GATTCATCTGGTATTCTTATCCACCCATCTGGTGCTGAGCTTTCTCTTTGTGATGCTTTAAATGGAATGAGGAGCTACTATGGTGACAAACAGGGCCAAAAATTTCGAGTTTGGGTGGATCGGGTGCTATCCATACAGACTGGTTTGGACAAGTGGCTAGTAAAGTTCAATAAGTGGGAATTATCAG GGGATGAGCAGCAAGGTTGTGTGATCACttgtataataaatataaag AAGGACGGTGTTTCTGGGGCAACTTACATGCATGTGCATGAAACTTGGCTGGAAGGATCAGGAGCTAAAGATCAATCAACCTGGCTGTTCTAG
- the LOC133689680 gene encoding sucrose-phosphatase 1-like isoform X1 translates to MSNKGKGKKRIFGKQYLTKHMLISSPKWQMVKVWDRKAMDRLKAPARLMIVSDLDHTMVDHHDPENMSLLRFNALWEACYRNDSLLVFSTGRSPTLYKQLRKEKPMLTPDITIMSVGTEITYGTSMVPDDGWVEVLNQKWDRNLVTEETSKFPELTLQSETEQRPHKVSFYVDKANAQNVTKALSEIFAKRGLDVKIIYSGGMDLDILPQGAGKGQALAYLHKKFKTEGKLPANTLVCGDSGNDAELFSIPDVHGVMVSNAQEELLQWHAENAEGNAKIIHATERCAAGIIQAIGHFKLGPNTSPRDITNLSDFESENISASSEIVRFFMFYERWRRAEVGDSELYLASMKADCDSSGILIHPSGAELSLCDALNGMRSYYGDKQGQKFRVWVDRVLSIQTGLDKWLVKFNKWELSGDEQQGCVITCIINIKKDGVSGATYMHVHETWLEGSGAKDQSTWLF, encoded by the exons atGTCCAATAAAGGAAAAGGCAAGAAGAGAATATTTGGCAAACAGTACCTAACGAAGCATATGCTTATCTCTTCTCCCAAATGGCAAAT GGTTAAAGTTTGGGATAGAAAAGCGATGGATAGGCTCAAGGCTCCTGCTCGCCTCATGATAGTTTCGGATCTTGATCACACAATG GTTGATCATCATGATCCCGAGAACATGTCTCTTCTTAGGTTCAATGCCTTATGGGAGGCCTGTTATCGTAATGATTCTCTGCTAGTTTTCTCCACTGGAAGATCACCTACGCTTTATAAGCAGTTGAGAAAAGAGAAACCCATGTTAACACCTGATATAACCATAATGTCTGTGGGAACTGAGATCACGTATGGCACCTCCATGGTGCCTGATGATGGTTGGGTTGAAGTTTTGAATCAGAAATGGGACAGGAACCTAGTCACTGAGGAAACAAGCAAGTTTCCTGAACTTACTCTTCAG TCAGAAACAGAGCAACGGCCTCACAAGGTCAGCTTTTATGTTGATAAAGCCAATGCTCAGAATGTGACGAAGGCGCTATCAGAGATATTTGCAAAACGTGGG TTGGATGTCAAGATAATTTATAGTGGTGGAATGGACCTGGATATACTACCCCAAGGTGCTGGCAAAGGGCAAGCTCTGGCGTATTTACATAAGAAGTTTAAGACTGAAGGAAAACTACCTGCCAATACTCTTGTTTGTGGTGATTCTGGAAATGATGCCGAGCTGTTCAGCATTCCAGATGTACATGGAGTGATG GTTAGTAATGCACAAGAAGAGTTGTTGCAGTGGCATGCTGAAAATGCTGAAGGCAATGCTAAAATAATTCATGCAACCGAGCGGTGTGCAGCTGGGATCATACAAGCTATTGGTCATTTTAAACTTGGTCCCAATACTTCTCCAAGAGATATAACCAACCTTTCAGACTTTGAGTCGGAAAACATCAGTGCCAGTAGTGAAATAGTGAGATTTTTCATGTTCTATGAAAGATGGAGGCGTGCAGAGGTTGGAGACTCGGAGCTATATTTGGCAAGCATGAAAGCTGATTGT GATTCATCTGGTATTCTTATCCACCCATCTGGTGCTGAGCTTTCTCTTTGTGATGCTTTAAATGGAATGAGGAGCTACTATGGTGACAAACAGGGCCAAAAATTTCGAGTTTGGGTGGATCGGGTGCTATCCATACAGACTGGTTTGGACAAGTGGCTAGTAAAGTTCAATAAGTGGGAATTATCAG GGGATGAGCAGCAAGGTTGTGTGATCACttgtataataaatataaag AAGGACGGTGTTTCTGGGGCAACTTACATGCATGTGCATGAAACTTGGCTGGAAGGATCAGGAGCTAAAGATCAATCAACCTGGCTGTTCTAG
- the LOC133689680 gene encoding sucrose-phosphatase 1-like isoform X2 translates to MSNKGKGKKRIFGKQYLTKHMLISSPKWQMVKVWDRKAMDRLKAPARLMIVSDLDHTMVDHHDPENMSLLRFNALWEACYRNDSLLVFSTGRSPTLYKQLRKEKPMLTPDITIMSVGTEITYGTSMVPDDGWVEVLNQKWDRNLVTEETSKFPELTLQSETEQRPHKVSFYVDKANAQNVTKALSEIFAKRGLDVKIIYSGGMDLDILPQGAGKGQALAYLHKKFKTEGKLPANTLVCGDSGNDAELFSIPDVHGVMVSNAQEELLQWHAENAEGNAKIIHATERCAAGIIQAIGHFKLGPNTSPRDITNLSDFESENISASSEIVRFFMFYERWRRAEVGDSELYLASMKADCDSSGILIHPSGAELSLCDALNGMRSYYGDKQGQKFRVWVDRVLSIQTGLDKWLVKFNKWELSGDEQQGCVITCIINIKDGVSGATYMHVHETWLEGSGAKDQSTWLF, encoded by the exons atGTCCAATAAAGGAAAAGGCAAGAAGAGAATATTTGGCAAACAGTACCTAACGAAGCATATGCTTATCTCTTCTCCCAAATGGCAAAT GGTTAAAGTTTGGGATAGAAAAGCGATGGATAGGCTCAAGGCTCCTGCTCGCCTCATGATAGTTTCGGATCTTGATCACACAATG GTTGATCATCATGATCCCGAGAACATGTCTCTTCTTAGGTTCAATGCCTTATGGGAGGCCTGTTATCGTAATGATTCTCTGCTAGTTTTCTCCACTGGAAGATCACCTACGCTTTATAAGCAGTTGAGAAAAGAGAAACCCATGTTAACACCTGATATAACCATAATGTCTGTGGGAACTGAGATCACGTATGGCACCTCCATGGTGCCTGATGATGGTTGGGTTGAAGTTTTGAATCAGAAATGGGACAGGAACCTAGTCACTGAGGAAACAAGCAAGTTTCCTGAACTTACTCTTCAG TCAGAAACAGAGCAACGGCCTCACAAGGTCAGCTTTTATGTTGATAAAGCCAATGCTCAGAATGTGACGAAGGCGCTATCAGAGATATTTGCAAAACGTGGG TTGGATGTCAAGATAATTTATAGTGGTGGAATGGACCTGGATATACTACCCCAAGGTGCTGGCAAAGGGCAAGCTCTGGCGTATTTACATAAGAAGTTTAAGACTGAAGGAAAACTACCTGCCAATACTCTTGTTTGTGGTGATTCTGGAAATGATGCCGAGCTGTTCAGCATTCCAGATGTACATGGAGTGATG GTTAGTAATGCACAAGAAGAGTTGTTGCAGTGGCATGCTGAAAATGCTGAAGGCAATGCTAAAATAATTCATGCAACCGAGCGGTGTGCAGCTGGGATCATACAAGCTATTGGTCATTTTAAACTTGGTCCCAATACTTCTCCAAGAGATATAACCAACCTTTCAGACTTTGAGTCGGAAAACATCAGTGCCAGTAGTGAAATAGTGAGATTTTTCATGTTCTATGAAAGATGGAGGCGTGCAGAGGTTGGAGACTCGGAGCTATATTTGGCAAGCATGAAAGCTGATTGT GATTCATCTGGTATTCTTATCCACCCATCTGGTGCTGAGCTTTCTCTTTGTGATGCTTTAAATGGAATGAGGAGCTACTATGGTGACAAACAGGGCCAAAAATTTCGAGTTTGGGTGGATCGGGTGCTATCCATACAGACTGGTTTGGACAAGTGGCTAGTAAAGTTCAATAAGTGGGAATTATCAG GGGATGAGCAGCAAGGTTGTGTGATCACttgtataataaatataaag GACGGTGTTTCTGGGGCAACTTACATGCATGTGCATGAAACTTGGCTGGAAGGATCAGGAGCTAAAGATCAATCAACCTGGCTGTTCTAG